In Ischnura elegans chromosome 9, ioIscEleg1.1, whole genome shotgun sequence, the following proteins share a genomic window:
- the LOC124165028 gene encoding uncharacterized protein K02A2.6-like codes for MSEDSVNGSPALGAVGGMHLGMVPQFSGNPSDFEDFKEQLQCYFEANQIMSSTQKRAVFLSCTGSHTYAFVKKLCAPEKPSAKSFEEILALLSRHFIPTTCVWVEREKFDLRMQNPGEPFKDFVADLRQLADNCKFADLDQALLRQVLRGMKNLSLKEQLFSLNFEDLTLKIAVDRAMAAEQAKVHVSQLQAQQSASRAQYQNVLVVNNRDSPDASVFRTDRSHNPRAPRSTHQPSNRHQHEVGRTTCYRCGAETPHRDCPARNATCHYCHKVGHLAKMCFAKRRRAQNQGAPQPFQGTNREHRRATPAAAHTIIEPPLVSDDQIHGGKLNSLLFFTPSSGAPPPIQITVNIEGVPLLMEVDSGAGHTIIGSQVFQSKFSSLKLKPCAINLTTWSNEKLNVLGQTQVKAEFRGFVAELTLLVAAGPGPSLLGRSWFHALNIGVDGVHLCSSSVPLPPEILDFSHVVAPGLGKYSGPPTHIHLKDGASPVFRKARPVPYALLNRVSSEIDRLVHEGILVPVKVSEWATPTVNVEKRDGTIRICGDYSSTVNPNCLRDVYPLPTIDEVLGKLAGGKYFARLDMSLAFLQLPVDAETAKVLTLNTHKGLFQVTRLSQGLSAAPGIFQWIMESLLVGLEGTLVYLDDILIQAPTKSGLWQRVRAVLRKLSDAGLHLRLDKCLFAVPKIEFVGYQLSAEGIHPTDKKVSAILSAPKPENVDSLRVYLGLVNYYDRFFPNKASQFHVLYDLLKQGAKWEWGSEHEKCLSYVKDVVTKAALIHFNPDLPIVLAGDASPHGIGAVISHVMPDGTERPIAFGSRTLKPAERNYSQVDKEALAIIFGVTKFYMYLWGRRFTVYSDSKPVVGIFNPQRKQLPDIMSPRVLRWCLFLANFDCNVLYRPGSHNGNADFLSRLPLEEEGEDLSPDPAGVLFLEESAAQHSPLSAGAIAEATRKDPVVSKVLCGVLHGWDFSENSPEVQRYLRGPPGSLSMMKGCLLRGNRVIIPPIYRSQVLAMLHQVHQGIVRTKGLARSYVWWPGIDEDIESLIKSCPQCSSVQNNPPKVPTIPWSIPTKPWSRVHVDFAGPIVGHTFLILVDAMSKWVEVASTRGSLSSKTTIANLRSWFATHGLPDEIVTDNGPAFRSEEMSDFVHKNGISHYKTPPYNPASNGLAERMVQTVKRLLLKLPAHEWEKELANILLTLRTTPNSTGSAPSELLMGRRLKTVLDNLHPAHVNLNEQKRNSILLGRRDASANYFTVGDTVFYRNYGRGGPWLEGVISEVEGPHNFKIISNSGHVERRNVNQLRRRWVGNKNPNIIVNTNPCSDFPKVQAATEDYPHSPENTTWLGWPDEWVAIQNPPPEGSPPCDNPGARPATKPNSSRPRRTVKPPSHLDDFVLT; via the coding sequence ATGTCGGAGGATTCGGTAAATGGTTCTCCGGCGTTGGGTGCCGTGGGAGGCATGCACCTGGGTATGGTTCCTCAATTTTCAGGCAATCCTTCAGATTTTGAGGACTTTAAGGAACAATTGCAATGTTATTTTGAGGCCAACCAAATCATGTCGTCCACGCAAAAAAGAGCCGTTTTCCTGTCGTGCACAGGCTCTCACACTTATGCCTTCGTTAAGAAACTTTGTGCCCCGGAGAAACCGTCTGCGAAATCCTTTGAAGAAATACTCGCGCTGTTATCGCGGCATTTCATACCAACTACGTGTGTGTGGGTGGAACGGGAAAAGTTTGATTTGAGAATGCAGAATCCGGGTGAACCGTTCAAGGACTTTGTTGCCGACTTGCGACAATTGGCTGACAATTGCAAATTCGCAGACCTCGATCAAGCACTCTTACGTCAAGTCCTTAGAGGTATGAAAAACCTCTCGCTTAAAGAGCAGTTATTCTCTTTGAACTTCGAGGATCTCACGCTTAAAATCGCTGTAGACAGAGCCATGGCTGCAGAACAGGCTAAAGTTCACGTGTCGCAGCTACAGGCGCAACAAAGTGCAAGTCGTGCGCAATATCAGAACGTGTTAGTGGTTAATAACAGAGATTCCCCAGATGCAAGTGTTTTCCGCACAGACAGATCCCACAACCCTCGGGCTCCACGGTCTACCCATCAACCCTCAAACAGGCATCAGCATGAAGTTGGGCGTACGACCTGTTACCGCTGTGGCGCCGAGACGCCGCACAGAGACTGCCCTGCAAGGAATGCTACCTGCCACTACTGCCACAAGGTTGGGCATCTGGCCAAGATGTGCTTTGCCAAGCGTCGCCGGGCCCAGAACCAGGGAGCACCGCAGCCGTTCCAGGGCACCAACAGAGAGCACCGCCGTGCCACCCCAGCCGCAGCCCATACGATCATCGAGCCGCCCCTGGTTTCAGACGACCAAATTCACGGAGGTAAACttaattctttgttatttttcaccCCTTCCTCGGGAGCACCACCTCCAATACAAATAACAGTAAACATTGAAGGAGTGCCTTTGCTTATGGAGGTGGATAGTGGTGCAGGCCACACCATTATCGGGAGTCAAGTTTTTCAATCAAAGTTTAGTTCTTTAAAATTGAAACCCTGTGCCATTAATTTAACGACGTGGTCGAATGAGAAACTAAATGTGTTGGGACAAACCCAAGTGAAAGCAGAATTTCGAGGTTTTGTGGCTGAACTGACTCTATTAGTTGCTGCTGGCCCGGGGCCTTCCTTACTGGGTCGCTCCTGGTTTCACGCGTTGAACATTGGTGTGGATGGAGTGCATTTGTGCTCATCAAGTGTTCCCCTGCCCCCTGAAATATTAGATTTCAGTCATGTGGTTGCCCCTGGGTTGGGAAAATATAGTGGCCCTCCAACGCACATTCATCTAAAGGACGGTGCCTCCCCAGTGTTCCGTAAGGCTCGCCCAGTTCCCTATGCCCTATTGAACAGAGTGTCTTCGGAAATTGATCGGCTTGTGCATGAAGGTATTTTGGTGCCTGTCAAAGTGTCTGAGTGGGCCACACCTACAGTAAATGTGGAGAAAAGGGATGGGACTATCCGCATATGTGGGGATTACTCCTCCACTGTTAACCCAAACTGTTTGAGGGATGTTTACCCCCTTCCCACAATTGACGAAGTGCTTGGGAAATTAGcgggagggaaatactttgccAGGCTGGACATGTCCCTTGCCTTCCTACAACTGCCAGTCGATGCTGAGACTGCCAAGGTATTGACGCTAAACACCCACAAGGGTCTTTTTCAGGTGACCAGGCTTAGTCAGGGTCTCAGTGCAGCCCCTGGAATTTTTCAATGGATTATGGAGTCGCTCCTTGTGGGATTGGAGGGGACATTAGTTTATCTGGATGACATCCTCATTCAGGCTCCCACTAAGTCGGGTCTATGGCAGAGAGTGAGGGCAGTGCTTCGCAAGCTGAGTGATGCAGGATTACATCTTCGGTTGGACAAGTGCCTATTTGCGGTTCCCAAAATTGAGTTTGTTGGCTACCAACTGAGTGCGGAGGGAATACATCCCACGGACAAGAAAGTAAGTGCTATTTTATCCGCACCTAAACCTGAAAATGTTGACAGCTTGCGAGTTTACTTGGGGTTAGTGAATTACTATGACCGATTTTTCCCAAATAAAGCTTCCCAGTTTCATGTACTGTATGACCTTTTAAAGCAAGGTGCTAAGTGGGAGTGGGGAAGTGAGCATGAAAAGTGTTTATCTTATGTAAAAGATGTGGTGACAAAAGCGGCACTAATTCATTTTAACCCTGATCTCCCCATTGTGCTTGCTGGGGATGCATCTCCCCATGGTATTGGGGCAGTGATAAGCCACGTTATGCCGGATGGCACAGAGAGACCCATTGCTTTTGGCTCTCGCACATTAAAGCCCGCTGAGAGAAACTATTCCCAAGTGGACAAAGAGGCTTTGGCTATTATATTTGGTGtgactaaattttatatgtatcTATGGGGTAGAAGATTCACCGTATACAGTGACAGCAAGCCAGTGGTGGGAATTTTCAACCCTCAAAGGAAGCAGTTGCCAGATATTATGTCCCCACGAGTGCTCCGCTGGTGTCTTTTCTTGGCAAATTTTGATTGCAATGTCTTGTATAGACCTGGCTCCCACAATGGGAATGCAGATTTTCTCAGCAGGTTGCCCctggaggaggaaggagaggattTATCTCCTGACCCAGCAGGTGTCCTTTTCCTTGAGGAATCTGCTGCACAGCATTCCCCACTGTCAGCTGGTGCCATCGCAGAAGCCACGAGGAAGGATCCCGTGGTGTCGAAGGTCCTGTGCGGAGTCCTACATGGATGggatttctctgaaaattctccggaGGTGCAGCGGTACCTGAGGGGTCCTCCTGGATCCTTGTCGATGATGAAGGGTTGTCTGTTAAGAGGCAACAGAGTGATAATCCCTCCGATTTATCGCTCTCAGGTGTTAGCCATGCTACACCAGGTGCACCAAGGTATCGTACGCACAAAAGGGCTGGCCAGGAGTTATGTATGGTGGCCTGGGATCGATGAGGACATTGAATCCTTAATTAAATCTTGCCCTCAATGTTCTTCAGTGCAAAACAATCCCCCTAAGGTACCCACCATTCCATGGAGCATACCTacaaagccatggtctagggttCATGTAGATTTTGCTGGCCCAATAGTGGGTCATACGTTCTTGATTCTTGTGGATGCAATGTCCAAATGGGTGGAGGTAGCTTCCACTCGGGGTTCCCTGTCATCTAAAACCACAATAGCAAATTTGCGCAGCTGGTTTGCCACTCATGGCTTACCAGATGAAATTGTCACGGATAATGGACCTGCTTTCAGGTCTGAGGAGATGTCTGATTTTGTTCATAAGAATGGCATTTCGCATTATAAAACTCCCCCTTATAACCCTGCCTCTAATGGGTTGGCCGAAAGGATGGTGCAGACTGTCAAAAGATTGCTGCTTAAATTGCCCGCCCatgaatgggaaaaggaattagctaACATCCTCCTCACGTTAAGAACCACTCCTAATTCCACAGGGTCAGCTCCCTCAGAGCTGTTGATGGGGAGAAGGTTGAAAACTGTTTTGGATAACCTACATCCAGCTCATGTAAATTTGAATGAGCAAAAGAGGAACTCCATCTTGCTGGGGAGAAGGGATGCGTCTGCAAATTACTTCACTGTTGGGGACACAGTTTTTTACAGGAATTATGGACGGGGAGGGCCATGGTTGGAGGGTGTAATTTCTGAAGTTGAGGgtcctcataattttaaaattatatcaaactctGGTCATGTTGAGCGCAGGAATGTCAACCAACTCCGTCGCAGATGGGTTGGTAATAAAAATCCCAATATTATTGTAAATACTAATCCTTGTTCTGATTTTCCCAAGGTTCAAGCTGCAACTGAGGACTATCCTCATTCGCCTGAAAACACCACCTGGCTGGGTTGGCCTGATGAGTGGGTGGCCATACAAAATCCTCCGCCCGAAGGGTCTCCACCCTGTGATAACCCTGGAGCAAGACCAGCTACAAAGCCAAATTCATCTCGGCCTCGGCGGACAGTCAAACCTCCATCTCACCTAGATGACTTTGTACTCACCTAG